A genomic region of Arachis hypogaea cultivar Tifrunner chromosome 5, arahy.Tifrunner.gnm2.J5K5, whole genome shotgun sequence contains the following coding sequences:
- the LOC112801169 gene encoding F-box protein At1g70590, with translation MKHRTWPRASSSSPFSSFPFPTDTPSSSSAAKHTRFVRRCSHSHPPPLPAAPSDVGAGFSALPYDVMAKIAASFDDPTLKAASVVCRSWWEALRPLREAMMLLRWGKKFKHGSPRVKQNAEKALESFEKAAARGSALAMVDAGLMYWERGEKQRALDLFLKSAELGNHAAQCNLGISYLQAEPPKTEEAIKWLRKASVGGNARAQYQLALTLHRSCGTKSNMKEAARWYLKAAEGGYVRAMYNISLCYSFGDGLTHSNQLARKWMKRAADSGHSKAQYEHGLALFSEGDMMKAVVYLELATRAGERGASHVKNEALHRLSAASRDHAMHLADSWRALPSK, from the exons ATGAAGCACCGAACATGGCCACGCGCCTCCTCTTCCTCACCCTTCTCCTCTTTCCCCTTCCCAACCGATACCCCGTCCTCTTCCTCGGCCGCGAAACACACTCGTTTTGTTCGTCGCTGCTCCCACAGCCACCCTCCTCCCTTACCGGCTGCACCTTCCGACGTCGGCGCTGGCTTCTCGGCGCTACCGTACGACGTGATGGCGAAGATAGCGGCGTCGTTCGATGACCCAACGCTGAAGGCGGCGTCGGTGGTGTGCCGGTCGTGGTGGGAGGCGTTGCGGCCGCTGAGAGAGGCGATGATGCTGCTCCGGTGGGGGAAGAAGTTCAAGCACGGGAGCCCACGGGTGAAACAGAACGCAGAAAAGGCACTGGAGTCGTTCGAGAAGGCGGCGGCGCGTGGGTCTGCACTCGCCATGGTGGACGCCGGGCTCATGTATTGGGAGAGAGGGGAGAAGCAGAGAGCCCTCGATTTGTTCCTGAAATCTGCGGAGCTCGGAAACCATGCCGCACAGTGCAATTTAGGGATTTCGTATTTGCAAG CTGAACCTCCAAAAACTGAGGAAGCTATAAAATGGTTGCGGAAAGCCTCCGTTGGTGGGAATGCTCGTGCCCAGTACCAACTTGCACTCACTCTGCATCGAAGTTGTGGGACCAAGAGCAATATGAAAGAAGCT GCAAGATGGTATCTGAAAGCTGCAGAAGGAGGGTATGTGCGTGCAATGTATAATATCTCCTTATGCTACTCTTTTGGGGATGGCTTGACACACAGTAATCAATTGGCAAGAAAATGGATGAAGCGGGCTGCAGATAGTGGTCACAGTAAAGCTCAGTATGAGCATGGACTGGCTCTCTTCTCG GAGGGAGACATGATGAAAGCTGTGGTATACTTGGAACTTGCTACTCGGGCTGGTGAAAGAGGTGCTTCTCATGTCAAGAATGAAGCTTTACACCGGCTTTCAGCAGCTTCACGTGATCATGCCATGCATCTCGCTGACAGTTGGCGTGCTCTGCCATCAAAATAA
- the LOC112801170 gene encoding uncharacterized protein, with protein MAAVASSEQQQQHHQEKRIEDELSYPIMVAERVRAAADEADSFKTECSEVWKQVDRLLQMLRSLVRFATSAASSPGGPPLYERPVRRVASEASKNLDRALSLVRKCKRRSILRRVVTIVSAADFRKVLSYLEASIGDMRWLLSILDADGSAAAAGGGGGIVLSLPPIASNDPILSWVWSFIASVQMGQLNDRVEAANELASLANDNDRNKKIIVEEGGVPPLLKLLKESSSPVAQIAAASALCNLANDLERVRVIVSELGVPIVVQVLADSPMKVQIRVAQLVARMAEHDPVAQEDFARENAIRPLVTLLSFDTFVDDSMGQLGRQSIHSIVQINRELGKKTAMMGRSGNRPLTNSFSSFSHSEGSSRGGNHRKDRENEDPAVKLQLKVSCAEALWMLARGSVTNSRKITETKGMLCLAKLVEKEQGELQYNCLMTIMEITAAAESNADLRRAAFKTNSPAAKAVVEQLLRMIKEVDNPSLRIPAIKSIGSLARTFPARETRVIGPLVTQLSHRNTDVAAEAAIALNKFACPDNFLHVEHSKAIIEFNGVPALMRLLRANEITQLHGLILLCYLALHAGNSELLEQARVLTALEGADRAVIAQHPELRELVSRALIHLNLYHAGMNSQRITYLP; from the coding sequence ATGGCGGCCGTGGCGTCGTCAGAGCAGCAGCAACAGCATCACCAAGAGAAGCGAATCGAGGACGAACTCTCGTACCCGATCATGGTGGCGGAGCGTGTTCGCGCGGCAGCTGACGAGGCTGACTCGTTCAAGACCGAGTGCTCCGAGGTCTGGAAGCAGGTCGACCGTCTCCTCCAGATGCTCCGCTCACTCGTCCGCTTCGCCACCTCCGCCGCCTCCTCCCCAGGTGGTCCCCCTCTCTACGAGCGCCCCGTCCGCCGCGTCGCCAGTGAAGCCTCCAAGAACCTCGACCGCGCTCTCTCCCTGGTCCGCAAGTGCAAGCGCCGCTCCATCCTCCGCCGCGTCGTCACCATCGTCTCCGCCGCAGACTTCCGCAAGGTCCTCTCCTACCTCGAAGCTTCCATCGGCGACATGCGCTGGCTGCTCTCCATCCTCGACGCCGACGGCTCCGCGGCGGCCGCAGGCGGAGGTGGCGGCATCGTCCTCTCACTCCCTCCGATCGCCAGCAACGACCCCATTCTGTCTTGGGTATGGTCTTTCATTGCTAGTGTTCAAATGGGTCAATTGAACGATAGAGTAGAAGCCGCTAATGAACTTGCCTCGCTTGCGAATGATAACGATAGGAACAAGAAGATCATTGTTGAGGAAGGTGGGGTTCCACCTTTGTTGAAGCTCTTGAAAGAGAGTTCTTCGCCCGTTGCGCAAATTGCTGCGGCTAGCGCCTTGTGTAACTTGGCTAATGATTTGGAGAGGGTTAGGGTCATTGTGAGTGAGCTTGGTGTCCCTATTGTTGTGCAGGTTCTTGCTGATTCTCCCATGAAGGTGCAGATACGGGTTGCCCAATTGGTTGCCCGGATGGCCGAGCATGACCCTGTTGCACAGGAGGATTTCGCCCGGGAGAATGCCATTAGGCCTCTTGTTACACTGTTGTCCTTTGATACATTTGTGGATGATTCTATGGGCCAATTGGGCCGTCAGAGCATTCATTCCATTGTTCAGATTAATAGGGAATTGGGGAAGAAGACGGCTATGATGGGTAGGTCTGGTAATCGGCCGTTGACGAATTCTTTCTCGAGTTTTTCACATTCAGAGGGCAGTAGCAGAGGTGGAAATCACAGGAAAGACAGGGAGAATGAGGACCCTGCTGTAAAGCTTCAGCTAAAGGTTAGTTGCGCTGAAGCCTTGTGGATGCTTGCGAGAGGAAGTGTGACCAATAGTAGGAAGATAACCGAAACCAAAGGGATGCTTTGTTTGGCTAAGCTTGTTGAGAAGGAACAGGGGGAGCTGCAGTACAATTGCTTGATGACGATTATGGAGATAACAGCTGCAGCCGAGTCCAATGCTGATCTTCGCCGTGCAGCATTCAAGACTAACTCTCCTGCTGCTAAAGCTGTGGTGGAACAACTCTTGAGGATGATTAAGGAGGTGGACAACCCGTCCTTGCGAATTCCAGCCATAAAGTCAATTGGTTCATTAGCCAGGACATTTCctgctagagagactagagtaaTCGGTCCCCTGGTAACACAGCTGAGTCATAGAAACACAGATGTTGCGGCTGAAGCAGCCATTGCTCTTAACAAGTTTGCTTGTCCAGATAATTTTCTACATGTGGAGCATTCCAAGGCCATAATTGAATTCAATGGAGTCCCGGCACTAATGAGACTGCTAAGGGCCAATGAAATTACACAGTTGCATGGGTTAATTCTCCTATGCTACCTTGCACTACATGCTGGTAACAGCGAATTGTTAGAACAAGCGAGGGTATTGACGGCTCTGGAGGGTGCAGACAGAGCAGTTATAGCACAGCATCCTGAGTTAAGAGAATTAGTATCCAGAGCATTAATCCACCTCAATCTGTATCATGCAGGGATGAATTCTCAAAGGATAACATATTTGCCTTGA